From a single Phalacrocorax aristotelis chromosome 1, bGulAri2.1, whole genome shotgun sequence genomic region:
- the SUPT20H gene encoding transcription factor SPT20 homolog isoform X15, whose translation MQQALELALDRAEYIIESARQRPPKRKYLSSGRKSVFQKLYDLYIEECEKEPEIKCAAFLYLKVEKSKNQNNNFGSSLKHKCGNRPGLWTGRIYARQKLRRNVNLLEKLVMQETLSCLVVNLYPGNEGYSLMLRGKNGSDSETIRLPYEEGELLEYLDAEELPPILVDLLEKSQVNIFHCGCVIAEIRDYRQSGNMKSPTYQSKHILLRPTMQTLICDVHSITSDNHKWTQEDKLLLESQLILATAEPLCLDPSIAVTCTTNRLLYNKQKMNTRPMKRCFKRYSRSSLNRQQEVAHYSTPPQLRLLDYLQKRKERKGAQQYDLKISKAGNCVDMWKQNPCYLTAPSEVDVEKYAKVEKSIKPDDSQPTVWPAHEIKDDYVFECEVGNQLQKTKLTIFQTLGNPLYYGKIQTLKGDEENDNLLSPSQFLIGSKTDAERVVNQYQELVQNEAKCPVKMFHNSGGSVNLSHLSPGKEMEQPESISGSVQSSVLGKGVKHRPPPIKLPSSSGSSSSGNIFSPQQSSGHLKSPTPPPLPSKPPGLSRKQSMDLNAVSMLSPAAMSPASSSQRTTSTQVMANPAGLNFINVVGSVCGAQTLMSGSNPMLGCNTGAIAPAGINLGGILPSGGLVPSALPAAMQSASQAGSPFGLKNASNLRPLNLLQGSDQGPANQDQSLSAQQAAVINLTGVGNFMQPQATAVAILAASNGYGSSSSTSSSPASSTAFRQPLKK comes from the exons ATG CAACAAGCTTTAGAACTGGCATTGGATCGTGCAGAG TATATCATTGAAAGTGCCCGTCAGAGACCTCCCAAACGAAAATATTTATCCAGTGGAAG aaaatctgtatttcaaaaaCTCTATGATTTATATATAGAAGAATGTGAAAAAGAGCCTGAGATAAAG TGTGCAGCATTCCTGTACTTGAAAgttgaaaaaagtaaaaatcaaaacaataatTTTGGAAGCAGTCTTAAACACAAATGTGGAAACAGACCTGGTCTGTGGACTGGAAGGATCTATGCTCGGCAG AAGCTGAGGCGAAATGTGAATTTACTTGAGAAGCTGGTTATGCAGGAGACGTTGTCATGTCTGGTAGTGAACCTCTATCCAGGAAATGAGGGTTATTCACTTAtgctcaggggaaaaaatggttcAG ATTCTGAGACCATTCGGCTGCCTTATGAGGAAGGAGAGCTGCTTGAATATTtggatgcagaggagctgccACCTATTTTGGTTGATCTTTTAGAAAAATCTCAG GTTAATATATTTCATTGTGGATGTGTCATAGCAGAAATACGTGACTATAGGCAGTCTGGTAACATGAAATCTCCAACGTACCAAAGCAAGCACATTCTTTTGCGTCCTACAATGCAA ACTTTAATTTGTGATGTGCATTCTATAACAAGTGACAACCACAAATGGACACAG GAGGACAAACTCCTACTTGAGAGCCAACTTATTTTGGCTACAGCAGAGCCTTTGTGTCTTGATCCTTCAATAGCAGTGACCTGTACTACAAACAGACTCCTGTACAACAAGCAGAAGATGAATACTCGCCCAATGAAACG GTGCTTCAAAAGGTACTCACGGTCATCTCTGAACAGACAGCAGGAAGTAGCTCACTATTCAACTCCACCTCAGCTCAGACTACTTGACtacttacagaaaagaaaggagaggaaaggagccCAGCAGTATGACCTCAAAATTTCTAAAGCTGGAAAT TGCGTAGATATGTGGAAACAGAACCCTTGCTATTTGACTGCACCTTCTGAAGTGGAT GTGGAAAAATATGCCAAAGTGGAAAAGTCTATCAAGCCTGATGACTCACAACCAACCGTCTGGCCAGCCCAT gaaataaaagatgatTATGTGTTTGAATGTGAAGTTGGTAATCAgcttcaaaaaacaaaactgaccATTTTTCAGACTCTTGGCAATCCCTTGTACTATGGTAAAATACAGACACTCAAAGGTGATGAGGAAAATGACAACCTATTAAGTCCATCACA GTTCCTTATTGGCTCAAAGACTGATGCTGAAAG AGTGGTGAACCAGTATCAGGAATTGgtgcaaaatgaagcaaaatgtcCTGTGAAAATGTTTCATAATTCAGGTGGATCAGTCAATCTTAGTCATctttctccagggaaggaaatggaa CAGCCAGAAAGTATATCAGGCTCTGTTCAGTCTTCAGTATTGGGGAAAGGTGTAAAACACCGACCTCCTCCCATCAAATTACCTTCAAGTTCAGGAAGTAGCTCTTCAG GTAATATTTTTAGTCCGCAACAGTCAAGTGGCCATCTAAAATCCccaactcctcctcctcttccttctaaGCCTCCTGGTCTTTCTCGGAAACAATCTATGGATCTTAATGCAGTTAGCatgctctctccagctgccatGTCTCCTGCGAGCTCTTCACAAA GAACAACCTCCACCCAGGTCATGGCAAACCCTGCAGGACTTAACTTCATCAATGTAGTGGGCTCTGTGTG TGGAGCACAGACACTGATGAGTGGTTCAAACCCTATGTTGGGGTGCAACACTGGTGCCATAGCCCCTGCAGGTATAAATCTGGGTGGCATTTTACCATCAGGAGGTCTGGTACCAAGTGCGCTGCCCGCTGCAATGCAGTCTGCCTCTCAAGCAG gcaGCCCCTTTGGTTTGAAAAATGCATCAAATCTTCGGCCCTTAAATCTTCTACAG GGGTCTGACCAAGGTCCAGCCAATCAAGATCAGTCATTATCTGCCCAACAAGCTGCTGTAATTAACCTGACTGGAGTAGGGAATTTTATGCAACCTCAAGCCACAG CAGTTGCGATTCTTGCAGCATCAAATGGctatggcagcagcagcagcacaagcagCTCACCTGCATCATCAACAGCATTCAGGCAGCCACTCAAAAAGTAG
- the SUPT20H gene encoding transcription factor SPT20 homolog isoform X5 has product MQQALELALDRAEYIIESARQRPPKRKYLSSGRKSVFQKLYDLYIEECEKEPEIKCAAFLYLKVEKSKNQNNNFGSSLKHKCGNRPGLWTGRIYARQKLRRNVNLLEKLVMQETLSCLVVNLYPGNEGYSLMLRGKNGSDSETIRLPYEEGELLEYLDAEELPPILVDLLEKSQVNIFHCGCVIAEIRDYRQSGNMKSPTYQSKHILLRPTMQTLICDVHSITSDNHKWTQEDKLLLESQLILATAEPLCLDPSIAVTCTTNRLLYNKQKMNTRPMKRCFKRYSRSSLNRQQEVAHYSTPPQLRLLDYLQKRKERKGAQQYDLKISKAGNCVDMWKQNPCYLTAPSEVDVEKYAKVEKSIKPDDSQPTVWPAHEIKDDYVFECEVGNQLQKTKLTIFQTLGNPLYYGKIQTLKGDEENDNLLSPSQFLIGSKTDAERVVNQYQELVQNEAKCPVKMFHNSGGSVNLSHLSPGKEMEQPESISGSVQSSVLGKGVKHRPPPIKLPSSSGSSSSGNIFSPQQSSGHLKSPTPPPLPSKPPGLSRKQSMDLNAVSMLSPAAMSPASSSQRSGTPKPSTPTPTNTPSSTPHPPDAQSSTPITPSATPTPQDSGFTPQPTLLTPFAQQQMSLSQALPVMTIPLSTMVTSVTTGTTSTQVMANPAGLNFINVVGSVCGAQTLMSGSNPMLGCNTGAIAPAGINLGGILPSGGLVPSALPAAMQSASQAGSPFGLKNASNLRPLNLLQGSDQGPANQDQSLSAQQAAVINLTGVGNFMQPQATVAILAASNGYGSSSSTSSSPASSTAFRQPLKK; this is encoded by the exons ATG CAACAAGCTTTAGAACTGGCATTGGATCGTGCAGAG TATATCATTGAAAGTGCCCGTCAGAGACCTCCCAAACGAAAATATTTATCCAGTGGAAG aaaatctgtatttcaaaaaCTCTATGATTTATATATAGAAGAATGTGAAAAAGAGCCTGAGATAAAG TGTGCAGCATTCCTGTACTTGAAAgttgaaaaaagtaaaaatcaaaacaataatTTTGGAAGCAGTCTTAAACACAAATGTGGAAACAGACCTGGTCTGTGGACTGGAAGGATCTATGCTCGGCAG AAGCTGAGGCGAAATGTGAATTTACTTGAGAAGCTGGTTATGCAGGAGACGTTGTCATGTCTGGTAGTGAACCTCTATCCAGGAAATGAGGGTTATTCACTTAtgctcaggggaaaaaatggttcAG ATTCTGAGACCATTCGGCTGCCTTATGAGGAAGGAGAGCTGCTTGAATATTtggatgcagaggagctgccACCTATTTTGGTTGATCTTTTAGAAAAATCTCAG GTTAATATATTTCATTGTGGATGTGTCATAGCAGAAATACGTGACTATAGGCAGTCTGGTAACATGAAATCTCCAACGTACCAAAGCAAGCACATTCTTTTGCGTCCTACAATGCAA ACTTTAATTTGTGATGTGCATTCTATAACAAGTGACAACCACAAATGGACACAG GAGGACAAACTCCTACTTGAGAGCCAACTTATTTTGGCTACAGCAGAGCCTTTGTGTCTTGATCCTTCAATAGCAGTGACCTGTACTACAAACAGACTCCTGTACAACAAGCAGAAGATGAATACTCGCCCAATGAAACG GTGCTTCAAAAGGTACTCACGGTCATCTCTGAACAGACAGCAGGAAGTAGCTCACTATTCAACTCCACCTCAGCTCAGACTACTTGACtacttacagaaaagaaaggagaggaaaggagccCAGCAGTATGACCTCAAAATTTCTAAAGCTGGAAAT TGCGTAGATATGTGGAAACAGAACCCTTGCTATTTGACTGCACCTTCTGAAGTGGAT GTGGAAAAATATGCCAAAGTGGAAAAGTCTATCAAGCCTGATGACTCACAACCAACCGTCTGGCCAGCCCAT gaaataaaagatgatTATGTGTTTGAATGTGAAGTTGGTAATCAgcttcaaaaaacaaaactgaccATTTTTCAGACTCTTGGCAATCCCTTGTACTATGGTAAAATACAGACACTCAAAGGTGATGAGGAAAATGACAACCTATTAAGTCCATCACA GTTCCTTATTGGCTCAAAGACTGATGCTGAAAG AGTGGTGAACCAGTATCAGGAATTGgtgcaaaatgaagcaaaatgtcCTGTGAAAATGTTTCATAATTCAGGTGGATCAGTCAATCTTAGTCATctttctccagggaaggaaatggaa CAGCCAGAAAGTATATCAGGCTCTGTTCAGTCTTCAGTATTGGGGAAAGGTGTAAAACACCGACCTCCTCCCATCAAATTACCTTCAAGTTCAGGAAGTAGCTCTTCAG GTAATATTTTTAGTCCGCAACAGTCAAGTGGCCATCTAAAATCCccaactcctcctcctcttccttctaaGCCTCCTGGTCTTTCTCGGAAACAATCTATGGATCTTAATGCAGTTAGCatgctctctccagctgccatGTCTCCTGCGAGCTCTTCACAAA GGTCTGGAACTCCTAAACCATCTACTCCTACTCCAACCAACACCCCTTCATCGACCCCACACCCTCCTGATGCTCAGAGCTCAACTCCTATTACCCCTTCTGCCACCCCTACTCCCCAAGATTCAGGCTTCACCCCTCAGCCCACTTTGTTAACCCCATTTGCTCAGCAGCAAATGTCTCTGAGCCAGGCATTGCCTGTAATGACCATTCCTCTTTCCACCATGGTAACATCCGTTACTACAGGAACAACCTCCACCCAGGTCATGGCAAACCCTGCAGGACTTAACTTCATCAATGTAGTGGGCTCTGTGTG TGGAGCACAGACACTGATGAGTGGTTCAAACCCTATGTTGGGGTGCAACACTGGTGCCATAGCCCCTGCAGGTATAAATCTGGGTGGCATTTTACCATCAGGAGGTCTGGTACCAAGTGCGCTGCCCGCTGCAATGCAGTCTGCCTCTCAAGCAG gcaGCCCCTTTGGTTTGAAAAATGCATCAAATCTTCGGCCCTTAAATCTTCTACAG GGGTCTGACCAAGGTCCAGCCAATCAAGATCAGTCATTATCTGCCCAACAAGCTGCTGTAATTAACCTGACTGGAGTAGGGAATTTTATGCAACCTCAAGCCACAG TTGCGATTCTTGCAGCATCAAATGGctatggcagcagcagcagcacaagcagCTCACCTGCATCATCAACAGCATTCAGGCAGCCACTCAAAAAGTAG
- the SUPT20H gene encoding transcription factor SPT20 homolog isoform X3: MQQALELALDRAEYIIESARQRPPKRKYLSSGRKSVFQKLYDLYIEECEKEPEIKCAAFLYLKVEKSKNQNNNFGSSLKHKCGNRPGLWTGRIYARQKLRRNVNLLEKLVMQETLSCLVVNLYPGNEGYSLMLRGKNGSDSETIRLPYEEGELLEYLDAEELPPILVDLLEKSQVNIFHCGCVIAEIRDYRQSGNMKSPTYQSKHILLRPTMQTLICDVHSITSDNHKWTQEDKLLLESQLILATAEPLCLDPSIAVTCTTNRLLYNKQKMNTRPMKRCFKRYSRSSLNRQQEVAHYSTPPQLRLLDYLQKRKERKGAQQYDLKISKAGNCVDMWKQNPCYLTAPSEVDVEKYAKVEKSIKPDDSQPTVWPAHEIKDDYVFECEVGNQLQKTKLTIFQTLGNPLYYGKIQTLKGDEENDNLLSPSQFLIGSKTDAERVVNQYQELVQNEAKCPVKMFHNSGGSVNLSHLSPGKEMEQPESISGSVQSSVLGKGVKHRPPPIKLPSSSGSSSSGNIFSPQQSSGHLKSPTPPPLPSKPPGLSRKQSMDLNAVSMLSPAAMSPASSSQRSGTPKPSTPTPTNTPSSTPHPPDAQSSTPITPSATPTPQDSGFTPQPTLLTPFAQQQMSLSQALPVMTIPLSTMVTSVTTGTTSTQVMANPAGLNFINVVGSVCGAQTLMSGSNPMLGCNTGAIAPAGINLGGILPSGGLVPSALPAAMQSASQAGSPFGLKNASNLRPLNLLQGSDQGPANQDQSLSAQQAAVINLTGVGNFMQPQATAVAILAASNGYGSSSSTSSSPASSTAFRQPLKK, translated from the exons ATG CAACAAGCTTTAGAACTGGCATTGGATCGTGCAGAG TATATCATTGAAAGTGCCCGTCAGAGACCTCCCAAACGAAAATATTTATCCAGTGGAAG aaaatctgtatttcaaaaaCTCTATGATTTATATATAGAAGAATGTGAAAAAGAGCCTGAGATAAAG TGTGCAGCATTCCTGTACTTGAAAgttgaaaaaagtaaaaatcaaaacaataatTTTGGAAGCAGTCTTAAACACAAATGTGGAAACAGACCTGGTCTGTGGACTGGAAGGATCTATGCTCGGCAG AAGCTGAGGCGAAATGTGAATTTACTTGAGAAGCTGGTTATGCAGGAGACGTTGTCATGTCTGGTAGTGAACCTCTATCCAGGAAATGAGGGTTATTCACTTAtgctcaggggaaaaaatggttcAG ATTCTGAGACCATTCGGCTGCCTTATGAGGAAGGAGAGCTGCTTGAATATTtggatgcagaggagctgccACCTATTTTGGTTGATCTTTTAGAAAAATCTCAG GTTAATATATTTCATTGTGGATGTGTCATAGCAGAAATACGTGACTATAGGCAGTCTGGTAACATGAAATCTCCAACGTACCAAAGCAAGCACATTCTTTTGCGTCCTACAATGCAA ACTTTAATTTGTGATGTGCATTCTATAACAAGTGACAACCACAAATGGACACAG GAGGACAAACTCCTACTTGAGAGCCAACTTATTTTGGCTACAGCAGAGCCTTTGTGTCTTGATCCTTCAATAGCAGTGACCTGTACTACAAACAGACTCCTGTACAACAAGCAGAAGATGAATACTCGCCCAATGAAACG GTGCTTCAAAAGGTACTCACGGTCATCTCTGAACAGACAGCAGGAAGTAGCTCACTATTCAACTCCACCTCAGCTCAGACTACTTGACtacttacagaaaagaaaggagaggaaaggagccCAGCAGTATGACCTCAAAATTTCTAAAGCTGGAAAT TGCGTAGATATGTGGAAACAGAACCCTTGCTATTTGACTGCACCTTCTGAAGTGGAT GTGGAAAAATATGCCAAAGTGGAAAAGTCTATCAAGCCTGATGACTCACAACCAACCGTCTGGCCAGCCCAT gaaataaaagatgatTATGTGTTTGAATGTGAAGTTGGTAATCAgcttcaaaaaacaaaactgaccATTTTTCAGACTCTTGGCAATCCCTTGTACTATGGTAAAATACAGACACTCAAAGGTGATGAGGAAAATGACAACCTATTAAGTCCATCACA GTTCCTTATTGGCTCAAAGACTGATGCTGAAAG AGTGGTGAACCAGTATCAGGAATTGgtgcaaaatgaagcaaaatgtcCTGTGAAAATGTTTCATAATTCAGGTGGATCAGTCAATCTTAGTCATctttctccagggaaggaaatggaa CAGCCAGAAAGTATATCAGGCTCTGTTCAGTCTTCAGTATTGGGGAAAGGTGTAAAACACCGACCTCCTCCCATCAAATTACCTTCAAGTTCAGGAAGTAGCTCTTCAG GTAATATTTTTAGTCCGCAACAGTCAAGTGGCCATCTAAAATCCccaactcctcctcctcttccttctaaGCCTCCTGGTCTTTCTCGGAAACAATCTATGGATCTTAATGCAGTTAGCatgctctctccagctgccatGTCTCCTGCGAGCTCTTCACAAA GGTCTGGAACTCCTAAACCATCTACTCCTACTCCAACCAACACCCCTTCATCGACCCCACACCCTCCTGATGCTCAGAGCTCAACTCCTATTACCCCTTCTGCCACCCCTACTCCCCAAGATTCAGGCTTCACCCCTCAGCCCACTTTGTTAACCCCATTTGCTCAGCAGCAAATGTCTCTGAGCCAGGCATTGCCTGTAATGACCATTCCTCTTTCCACCATGGTAACATCCGTTACTACAGGAACAACCTCCACCCAGGTCATGGCAAACCCTGCAGGACTTAACTTCATCAATGTAGTGGGCTCTGTGTG TGGAGCACAGACACTGATGAGTGGTTCAAACCCTATGTTGGGGTGCAACACTGGTGCCATAGCCCCTGCAGGTATAAATCTGGGTGGCATTTTACCATCAGGAGGTCTGGTACCAAGTGCGCTGCCCGCTGCAATGCAGTCTGCCTCTCAAGCAG gcaGCCCCTTTGGTTTGAAAAATGCATCAAATCTTCGGCCCTTAAATCTTCTACAG GGGTCTGACCAAGGTCCAGCCAATCAAGATCAGTCATTATCTGCCCAACAAGCTGCTGTAATTAACCTGACTGGAGTAGGGAATTTTATGCAACCTCAAGCCACAG CAGTTGCGATTCTTGCAGCATCAAATGGctatggcagcagcagcagcacaagcagCTCACCTGCATCATCAACAGCATTCAGGCAGCCACTCAAAAAGTAG
- the SUPT20H gene encoding transcription factor SPT20 homolog isoform X23 yields the protein MQQALELALDRAEYIIESARQRPPKRKYLSSGRKSVFQKLYDLYIEECEKEPEIKKLRRNVNLLEKLVMQETLSCLVVNLYPGNEGYSLMLRGKNGSDSETIRLPYEEGELLEYLDAEELPPILVDLLEKSQVNIFHCGCVIAEIRDYRQSGNMKSPTYQSKHILLRPTMQTLICDVHSITSDNHKWTQEDKLLLESQLILATAEPLCLDPSIAVTCTTNRLLYNKQKMNTRPMKRCFKRYSRSSLNRQQEVAHYSTPPQLRLLDYLQKRKERKGAQQYDLKISKAGNCVDMWKQNPCYLTAPSEVDVEKYAKVEKSIKPDDSQPTVWPAHEIKDDYVFECEVGNQLQKTKLTIFQTLGNPLYYGKIQTLKGDEENDNLLSPSQFLIGSKTDAERVVNQYQELVQNEAKCPVKMFHNSGGSVNLSHLSPGKEMEPESISGSVQSSVLGKGVKHRPPPIKLPSSSGSSSSGNIFSPQQSSGHLKSPTPPPLPSKPPGLSRKQSMDLNAVSMLSPAAMSPASSSQRTTSTQVMANPAGLNFINVVGSVCGAQTLMSGSNPMLGCNTGAIAPAGINLGGILPSGGLVPSALPAAMQSASQAGSPFGLKNASNLRPLNLLQGSDQGPANQDQSLSAQQAAVINLTGVGNFMQPQATAVAILAASNGYGSSSSTSSSPASSTAFRQPLKK from the exons ATG CAACAAGCTTTAGAACTGGCATTGGATCGTGCAGAG TATATCATTGAAAGTGCCCGTCAGAGACCTCCCAAACGAAAATATTTATCCAGTGGAAG aaaatctgtatttcaaaaaCTCTATGATTTATATATAGAAGAATGTGAAAAAGAGCCTGAGATAAAG AAGCTGAGGCGAAATGTGAATTTACTTGAGAAGCTGGTTATGCAGGAGACGTTGTCATGTCTGGTAGTGAACCTCTATCCAGGAAATGAGGGTTATTCACTTAtgctcaggggaaaaaatggttcAG ATTCTGAGACCATTCGGCTGCCTTATGAGGAAGGAGAGCTGCTTGAATATTtggatgcagaggagctgccACCTATTTTGGTTGATCTTTTAGAAAAATCTCAG GTTAATATATTTCATTGTGGATGTGTCATAGCAGAAATACGTGACTATAGGCAGTCTGGTAACATGAAATCTCCAACGTACCAAAGCAAGCACATTCTTTTGCGTCCTACAATGCAA ACTTTAATTTGTGATGTGCATTCTATAACAAGTGACAACCACAAATGGACACAG GAGGACAAACTCCTACTTGAGAGCCAACTTATTTTGGCTACAGCAGAGCCTTTGTGTCTTGATCCTTCAATAGCAGTGACCTGTACTACAAACAGACTCCTGTACAACAAGCAGAAGATGAATACTCGCCCAATGAAACG GTGCTTCAAAAGGTACTCACGGTCATCTCTGAACAGACAGCAGGAAGTAGCTCACTATTCAACTCCACCTCAGCTCAGACTACTTGACtacttacagaaaagaaaggagaggaaaggagccCAGCAGTATGACCTCAAAATTTCTAAAGCTGGAAAT TGCGTAGATATGTGGAAACAGAACCCTTGCTATTTGACTGCACCTTCTGAAGTGGAT GTGGAAAAATATGCCAAAGTGGAAAAGTCTATCAAGCCTGATGACTCACAACCAACCGTCTGGCCAGCCCAT gaaataaaagatgatTATGTGTTTGAATGTGAAGTTGGTAATCAgcttcaaaaaacaaaactgaccATTTTTCAGACTCTTGGCAATCCCTTGTACTATGGTAAAATACAGACACTCAAAGGTGATGAGGAAAATGACAACCTATTAAGTCCATCACA GTTCCTTATTGGCTCAAAGACTGATGCTGAAAG AGTGGTGAACCAGTATCAGGAATTGgtgcaaaatgaagcaaaatgtcCTGTGAAAATGTTTCATAATTCAGGTGGATCAGTCAATCTTAGTCATctttctccagggaaggaaatggaa CCAGAAAGTATATCAGGCTCTGTTCAGTCTTCAGTATTGGGGAAAGGTGTAAAACACCGACCTCCTCCCATCAAATTACCTTCAAGTTCAGGAAGTAGCTCTTCAG GTAATATTTTTAGTCCGCAACAGTCAAGTGGCCATCTAAAATCCccaactcctcctcctcttccttctaaGCCTCCTGGTCTTTCTCGGAAACAATCTATGGATCTTAATGCAGTTAGCatgctctctccagctgccatGTCTCCTGCGAGCTCTTCACAAA GAACAACCTCCACCCAGGTCATGGCAAACCCTGCAGGACTTAACTTCATCAATGTAGTGGGCTCTGTGTG TGGAGCACAGACACTGATGAGTGGTTCAAACCCTATGTTGGGGTGCAACACTGGTGCCATAGCCCCTGCAGGTATAAATCTGGGTGGCATTTTACCATCAGGAGGTCTGGTACCAAGTGCGCTGCCCGCTGCAATGCAGTCTGCCTCTCAAGCAG gcaGCCCCTTTGGTTTGAAAAATGCATCAAATCTTCGGCCCTTAAATCTTCTACAG GGGTCTGACCAAGGTCCAGCCAATCAAGATCAGTCATTATCTGCCCAACAAGCTGCTGTAATTAACCTGACTGGAGTAGGGAATTTTATGCAACCTCAAGCCACAG CAGTTGCGATTCTTGCAGCATCAAATGGctatggcagcagcagcagcacaagcagCTCACCTGCATCATCAACAGCATTCAGGCAGCCACTCAAAAAGTAG